The following proteins are encoded in a genomic region of Leptospira langatensis:
- the metW gene encoding methionine biosynthesis protein MetW, whose protein sequence is MIASKVLSSKTLRERPDFAYILDTISPGSRVLDLGCGNGDLLYLLKQKGIRGQGIEKDEDAIVECIRKGVYVHHGDIDEGLSHHEDKRFDYVILNQTIQETRHPGDIIKEGLRIGKRVIIVFPNFGYWEVRFRILFQGKTPVTDLLPYRWFNTPNLHFLSVLDFEEFCQIRGFTVEDKAFFTDLKQVRFRANFFAKLALFQIR, encoded by the coding sequence ATGATCGCTTCTAAAGTTTTAAGCAGCAAAACTCTTCGAGAAAGACCGGACTTCGCTTATATTCTGGATACGATCTCTCCCGGCTCCCGAGTTCTCGACTTGGGTTGTGGGAACGGTGACCTTCTCTATCTACTCAAGCAAAAAGGGATCCGAGGCCAAGGGATCGAGAAAGACGAAGACGCGATCGTGGAATGTATTCGTAAGGGGGTCTATGTCCATCACGGAGATATAGATGAAGGTCTCAGTCACCATGAGGACAAGAGATTCGACTATGTGATCCTGAACCAGACCATCCAAGAGACCAGACATCCGGGAGATATCATCAAAGAAGGTCTCCGTATCGGAAAAAGGGTCATCATTGTATTTCCGAATTTCGGATATTGGGAAGTCCGATTTAGGATCCTATTCCAGGGGAAGACTCCTGTTACGGACCTTCTTCCCTATCGTTGGTTCAACACTCCGAACTTACATTTTCTTTCCGTTCTAGACTTCGAGGAGTTTTGCCAGATCCGAGGATTTACGGTCGAAGATAAAGCTTTCTTCACGGACCTGAAACAGGTGCGGTTCCGAGCAAATTTCTTCGCCAAGCTCGCACTCTTTCAAATTCGATAA
- the fliN gene encoding flagellar motor switch protein FliN: protein MGEGSLSQDDIDALLTGSSPGGGGGGSADFNLSGELDSLLGDPSSGGGGSSSGGGGGAPSFADIAAALGPSAAPAPPKTSSRSSSVSSNTANLNLLLDVNIALTVELGRTNMYIKDVLGLNEGAVVELDNAVGEDLDILANGKLVGKGKLVILDDYYGIRITEIVDPSRRLM from the coding sequence ATGGGTGAAGGATCCCTTTCCCAAGACGATATAGACGCACTCTTAACAGGCTCCAGTCCTGGGGGCGGAGGCGGTGGCTCTGCTGATTTTAATTTAAGTGGGGAATTGGATTCTCTTCTAGGCGATCCAAGCAGTGGAGGAGGAGGAAGTTCTTCTGGCGGAGGTGGTGGTGCACCCTCGTTCGCGGATATTGCTGCGGCTCTGGGACCCTCTGCGGCTCCCGCTCCTCCCAAAACAAGTTCTCGTTCTAGTTCCGTTTCTTCCAATACTGCAAACTTAAATCTGTTACTAGATGTAAACATCGCTCTTACAGTAGAGTTGGGCAGGACCAATATGTACATCAAGGATGTTCTAGGTCTAAACGAAGGTGCCGTGGTGGAATTGGACAATGCGGTCGGAGAGGACTTGGATATTCTTGCCAATGGTAAGTTGGTAGGAAAAGGAAAATTAGTGATCCTGGACGACTATTACGGGATTCGGATCACTGAGATCGTGGATCCTTCTCGACGATTGATGTAA
- a CDS encoding RsmE family RNA methyltransferase, producing the protein MNILLLDPKERSSFGEWKILSSEKIHHIQNILKKEKGDSIKAGLINESLGLFRIREISSDKIKGIYTPILQPKRRSPRLQFISSVQRPPTVEKILHLAGVWGIHSLEFRFADLSRKEYLTSPIWREKHVQETLHSGMEQGGNIYLPQLELGFSLPEKGKAPVRDKSLKERCETIKGPAFYLDKKGLLLSEYKEDIRRDLSRSENAYGDLSRKDPISSKKGFPESKSESFEVGSTGPVSILLGPEPGWTKREIAFFHEKKIQPVRLSKAVLRSEQAFAFFLAQWEASFPNF; encoded by the coding sequence ATGAATATTTTACTCCTGGATCCGAAAGAGAGATCATCTTTCGGTGAATGGAAAATTCTCTCCTCTGAAAAGATCCATCATATTCAGAATATATTAAAGAAAGAAAAGGGAGACTCTATCAAGGCAGGCCTGATCAACGAGAGCCTTGGACTTTTCAGGATCAGAGAGATCTCTTCGGATAAGATCAAAGGGATCTACACTCCGATCCTACAACCCAAAAGAAGAAGTCCCCGATTGCAATTCATCTCTTCTGTGCAACGCCCTCCCACTGTGGAGAAGATACTGCATCTTGCAGGAGTATGGGGAATCCATTCCCTCGAATTTCGCTTTGCGGACCTTTCTAGAAAGGAATATCTGACCTCCCCTATCTGGAGAGAAAAACACGTACAAGAAACCTTGCACTCAGGAATGGAGCAAGGCGGGAATATCTATCTTCCTCAGCTGGAATTGGGCTTTAGCCTGCCGGAAAAAGGCAAAGCGCCTGTTCGAGACAAGAGTCTTAAGGAGAGATGCGAAACGATAAAAGGTCCGGCCTTCTATTTGGATAAGAAAGGACTTCTCCTTTCAGAATACAAAGAGGACATCCGAAGAGATCTATCTAGATCAGAAAATGCATATGGCGATCTTTCCAGGAAGGATCCTATAAGCTCAAAGAAAGGATTTCCGGAGAGTAAGTCTGAATCATTTGAAGTTGGATCCACTGGCCCAGTTTCTATTCTACTCGGCCCGGAGCCAGGCTGGACCAAGAGAGAAATCGCATTCTTTCATGAGAAGAAGATCCAACCTGTTCGACTTTCAAAAGCTGTCCTTAGATCGGAGCAGGCATTTGCATTCTTCTTAGCTCAATGGGAAGCTAGCTTTCCAAATTTCTGA
- the impL63 gene encoding cytoplasmic membrane protein ImpL63, which yields MKLELLKKLKISFLFPGLLLFSVYFLPTPGDELQAQLWMPPGRQFMQPPDPFTYDLGINKFNNDYYLYVAPTINLNFGGDFGLSLTAPLNILVSDQAPKDPTTKIGSIRKIDYDQKSDYLRVINNIWYGTYGQYKPGQTSFSFYAGKIFDGYIGHGTIVNRYVNNQRIDIYNVGLMSDINSDYGGVQVFTNSIYTHEIGAGRVYARPLAMVFKGFDILTGRSQLFSMMQVGQGNVADEAGRKKVYEEAGVDPEDREKYRALVEDQKTHQPVETMVPIEKKPQTTQQKVKEFFNQDNFSNRFAIGFTTAFDTKAPTQLAFDTTGRLRLDSNNNPLVDQTQKLSIQGMDAEYKLISSKYVELTPYYDVNTIKILNNAKGTHTGVQFKFGGNDIYMKIKPEYRNMDANYIPMYFDSFYEIERFQTNTQTQIPETKLQAAQLVDPNGPRVKGYFTSMVLSFYRMSIEGNFENYNGPNNSRVFLGMYIPVGSLLIFSGYFTHKNFDQNKDAFKVDANSVGAVEAALNLGFVSIRLQEIRRWVYDSTTNSFQAQDEKKVLFSNSLSF from the coding sequence ATGAAATTGGAACTTTTGAAAAAGCTTAAGATATCATTTCTCTTCCCCGGGCTTCTGCTTTTCTCCGTATATTTTCTTCCTACACCGGGAGATGAATTGCAGGCACAACTCTGGATGCCACCCGGAAGGCAATTCATGCAACCTCCGGATCCGTTCACGTACGATTTGGGGATTAATAAGTTCAATAACGATTACTACTTGTACGTCGCCCCCACGATCAATTTGAACTTCGGAGGAGACTTCGGACTTTCTTTGACGGCTCCCTTGAACATTCTTGTGAGTGATCAGGCTCCCAAGGACCCAACTACCAAAATTGGAAGCATCCGTAAGATAGACTACGATCAGAAAAGCGACTATCTGAGGGTGATCAATAATATCTGGTATGGGACGTATGGACAGTACAAGCCGGGGCAAACGAGCTTCTCCTTTTATGCGGGGAAGATCTTCGATGGGTATATAGGCCACGGTACCATCGTAAACCGATATGTGAATAACCAACGAATCGATATCTATAACGTAGGTTTGATGTCAGATATCAATAGCGACTACGGTGGTGTTCAGGTATTTACGAATTCCATTTATACGCATGAGATTGGGGCAGGCCGTGTATACGCTAGACCTCTCGCAATGGTCTTCAAAGGATTCGATATATTAACAGGAAGATCCCAACTATTCTCTATGATGCAAGTAGGCCAGGGGAATGTTGCCGACGAAGCAGGACGCAAGAAAGTCTATGAAGAAGCTGGAGTAGACCCCGAGGACAGGGAAAAATACAGAGCGCTTGTAGAGGACCAGAAAACCCATCAACCTGTGGAGACCATGGTGCCCATAGAAAAGAAGCCTCAGACCACCCAGCAAAAGGTGAAGGAGTTCTTTAACCAAGACAATTTCTCGAATCGATTTGCGATCGGCTTTACTACCGCATTCGATACAAAGGCTCCCACCCAACTTGCATTCGATACCACAGGAAGGCTCAGATTAGATTCGAATAATAATCCTCTCGTAGACCAGACCCAAAAGCTGAGTATTCAAGGAATGGATGCCGAATACAAATTGATCAGTTCAAAATACGTAGAGCTTACTCCATACTACGACGTGAATACGATCAAGATACTGAATAATGCGAAAGGGACTCATACGGGTGTCCAGTTCAAGTTCGGTGGGAATGATATCTATATGAAGATCAAACCCGAATACAGGAATATGGATGCGAACTATATTCCTATGTACTTCGATAGCTTTTATGAGATCGAGAGATTTCAAACCAATACCCAAACCCAGATCCCGGAAACCAAGTTGCAAGCGGCTCAGTTAGTGGATCCGAACGGACCTCGGGTGAAAGGATATTTTACTTCTATGGTCTTGAGTTTCTATCGTATGTCCATAGAAGGGAACTTTGAAAACTATAATGGCCCGAATAACTCAAGAGTATTCTTGGGGATGTACATTCCTGTCGGTTCTCTTTTGATCTTCTCCGGATATTTTACTCATAAGAATTTCGATCAGAACAAGGATGCCTTCAAGGTAGACGCAAACTCTGTCGGAGCCGTCGAAGCGGCATTGAATCTGGGCTTTGTCAGCATTCGCTTGCAAGAGATCCGACGTTGGGTGTACGATAGCACCACGAATTCCTTCCAGGCTCAAGACGAGAAGAAGGTGCTCTTTTCCAATTCTCTTTCCTTCTAA
- the metX gene encoding homoserine O-acetyltransferase MetX produces the protein MDLERSVGIVETKTATLGDLRLDNGSVLSPTLIAYETYGTLSPAKDNAILVCHALSGDAHAAGYHSSSEKRPGWWDDYIGPGKSFDTNQFFIISSNVIGGCKGSSGPISINPVSGKPYGSSFPFVSIKDMVEAQKLLIDSFGIQKLFCVAGGSMGGMQALQWSISYPDFLTNCIILASSPEHSAMQIAFNEVGRQAILSDPNWNNGLYEDNASPRKGLALARMVGHITYLSDDKMREKFGRNPPRGNLLNSDFAVGSYLIYQGESFVDRFDANSYIYVTKALDHFSLGKGQELTKALSPAQCRFLIISYSSDWLYPPAQSREIVKSLEAADKRVFYVELNTKEGHDSFLLPNAKQEDVINGFLKMPVDE, from the coding sequence ATGGATTTAGAGCGCTCAGTAGGAATCGTTGAAACAAAAACGGCAACCTTAGGCGATCTGCGCTTGGACAACGGCTCTGTCCTTTCCCCTACTCTAATCGCGTATGAAACGTACGGAACTCTTTCTCCTGCAAAAGACAATGCCATCTTGGTCTGTCATGCTCTCTCCGGCGACGCTCATGCCGCAGGATATCATTCTTCTTCCGAGAAACGTCCTGGCTGGTGGGACGATTATATCGGCCCTGGCAAATCTTTCGATACGAACCAATTCTTCATAATTTCGTCTAACGTGATAGGTGGATGCAAGGGATCTTCCGGTCCGATAAGCATCAATCCGGTTTCCGGTAAACCTTACGGGTCGAGCTTCCCTTTCGTGTCCATCAAGGATATGGTGGAGGCTCAGAAGCTTCTCATAGATTCTTTCGGGATCCAAAAATTATTCTGCGTGGCCGGTGGTTCCATGGGGGGAATGCAGGCTCTGCAATGGAGTATCTCCTACCCCGACTTCCTAACGAACTGTATTATTTTGGCATCTTCTCCCGAACATTCCGCGATGCAGATCGCATTCAATGAAGTGGGAAGACAAGCGATCCTTTCCGATCCGAATTGGAATAACGGCTTGTACGAAGACAATGCCTCTCCTCGAAAGGGCCTAGCTCTTGCGAGAATGGTGGGCCATATCACTTACCTTTCGGACGACAAGATGAGGGAGAAATTCGGCAGGAACCCTCCTCGAGGAAACCTATTGAATTCCGACTTTGCTGTGGGAAGCTATCTCATCTACCAAGGGGAAAGTTTCGTAGATCGTTTCGACGCGAACTCGTATATCTATGTTACCAAGGCTCTGGATCATTTCAGTTTAGGCAAGGGCCAAGAACTTACCAAAGCATTGAGTCCCGCTCAGTGTAGATTTTTGATCATCTCTTATAGTTCCGATTGGCTGTATCCCCCCGCTCAGTCCAGGGAAATCGTAAAGAGCCTGGAAGCCGCAGACAAAAGAGTCTTTTATGTGGAGCTAAATACCAAGGAAGGACACGATAGTTTTCTTCTTCCAAACGCTAAGCAGGAAGATGTGATCAACGGATTCTTAAAAATGCCGGTGGATGAATGA
- a CDS encoding NfeD family protein, producing the protein MDFFQDGHTLSYLWIGTGILLMIAELFVPGTFVFFLGLSGVIVGALSYFIDLRIGTQAAIWAALSGILILIGGTFLRKFFPSASETATLSPDEGPGRIVSVSKDVLVERRGGRILFQGTEWDAISKSKRIPAGKRAKIIERENLTFIVEPLEFPEIQ; encoded by the coding sequence ATGGACTTTTTTCAAGACGGACATACACTTTCTTATCTCTGGATCGGTACAGGGATCCTCCTCATGATCGCAGAGCTTTTTGTCCCAGGAACCTTTGTTTTCTTTTTAGGACTTTCTGGGGTGATCGTGGGAGCACTTTCCTATTTCATAGATTTAAGAATCGGGACACAAGCTGCGATCTGGGCGGCCCTTTCCGGAATTTTGATACTGATCGGCGGAACCTTTCTCAGAAAATTCTTTCCTTCGGCGAGCGAAACGGCTACTCTCAGCCCCGACGAAGGACCGGGTCGGATCGTCTCCGTTTCCAAAGATGTCCTAGTGGAAAGAAGAGGCGGACGTATCTTATTCCAAGGCACCGAATGGGACGCGATCAGCAAATCAAAAAGGATCCCTGCCGGAAAGAGAGCTAAGATCATAGAAAGGGAAAATCTCACTTTCATAGTCGAGCCTTTGGAATTCCCCGAAATACAATAA
- a CDS encoding SPFH domain-containing protein: MSTVIDVFLTIFWFGFFLYFAYKIYRSVRIVSAQECIIVERLGKYSRTLHAGFHILIPFLDSDAYYHTLKEQSIDVPPQTCITKDNVKVEMDGILYLRVLDPQKASYGIEDYHFAVTQLVQTTMRAIIGTMDLDTTFETREVINSKILEVLDQAAEPWGVRVNRYEIVNIAPPKSVIEAMEREKKAQIAKKAQISLSEGDRDSRINRSLGIKEEAINKSEGEKQKRINEAEGLASEIESIAVATAKGIELLASAIQTKGGKEAVKLRIAQRFIKEVEKLGQEGTELVLPLNLSNFKSVMKAVLGSEEKKS, encoded by the coding sequence ATGTCCACAGTAATCGATGTTTTTCTCACCATATTTTGGTTCGGATTCTTTTTGTACTTCGCCTATAAGATCTATCGTTCCGTTCGGATCGTATCCGCTCAAGAATGCATTATCGTAGAGCGACTCGGAAAATACAGTAGAACCCTTCACGCAGGATTCCATATTCTCATTCCGTTCCTAGACTCGGATGCATATTACCATACTCTAAAGGAGCAATCCATAGACGTTCCTCCTCAGACCTGCATCACCAAAGACAACGTGAAAGTGGAGATGGACGGGATCTTGTATTTGAGGGTCTTGGATCCTCAGAAAGCAAGCTACGGAATTGAGGACTATCATTTCGCAGTCACTCAACTTGTGCAGACTACCATGAGAGCGATTATTGGAACCATGGATCTGGACACTACATTTGAGACGAGAGAAGTCATCAACAGCAAGATCCTAGAAGTACTGGACCAAGCGGCGGAACCTTGGGGAGTCCGGGTCAATCGTTATGAGATCGTAAATATCGCTCCTCCTAAATCTGTGATAGAGGCTATGGAAAGGGAGAAGAAGGCCCAAATCGCAAAGAAAGCCCAGATCTCTCTTTCTGAAGGAGATAGGGATTCTCGCATCAACCGCTCCTTGGGGATCAAGGAAGAAGCCATCAATAAGTCCGAAGGTGAAAAGCAAAAAAGGATCAACGAGGCAGAAGGTCTTGCTTCCGAGATCGAATCCATTGCTGTTGCTACTGCAAAAGGGATCGAGCTTTTGGCAAGTGCCATCCAGACCAAGGGCGGAAAGGAAGCGGTCAAACTCCGGATCGCTCAGAGATTCATTAAGGAAGTGGAGAAGTTAGGCCAGGAAGGAACGGAGTTAGTACTCCCCTTAAACCTATCGAATTTCAAATCCGTAATGAAGGCAGTCTTAGGAAGCGAAGAGAAGAAGTCTTAG
- a CDS encoding SPFH domain-containing protein: protein MFLIFTLAFIALIYLVSKTFIIVPQNYSFVVERLGVFRGALGAGFHFLIPILDQVKYRQNLKEIAIDIPPQTCITKDNVSILVDGILYIRIMDAYKASYEIENYLSATIQLAQTTLRSEIGKLVLDHTFSERDDINANVVRALDEATDPWGIKVTRYEIKNISPPKEILHEMEEQVKAERVKRAEITISEGEKVSRINRSMGERQEAINLSEGEKIKKVNEAEGKAKEIEFIAKAKAKGIQMISESIGKDGGTEAVNLQITEDYLSGLGEILQKAKTTVLPTEMANIVGVFEGLSKVTNKIPDLGAGKE from the coding sequence ATGTTCCTAATTTTCACTTTGGCGTTTATCGCCTTGATCTATCTGGTGTCGAAGACCTTCATCATCGTCCCACAAAATTACAGTTTTGTTGTGGAACGTCTGGGAGTCTTCCGAGGAGCCTTGGGTGCAGGCTTTCATTTTCTCATCCCGATCCTGGATCAGGTCAAGTACAGACAGAACCTGAAAGAGATCGCGATCGATATTCCTCCGCAGACATGTATTACCAAGGATAACGTTTCCATCTTAGTGGATGGGATCCTATATATCCGGATCATGGATGCATATAAGGCTTCTTACGAGATAGAGAATTATCTGAGCGCAACCATTCAGTTGGCTCAGACAACTCTTCGTTCAGAGATTGGTAAACTGGTGCTCGACCATACCTTCTCCGAAAGGGACGATATCAATGCGAATGTTGTGAGAGCCTTGGACGAGGCTACCGATCCTTGGGGGATCAAGGTCACTCGCTACGAGATCAAGAATATCTCCCCTCCAAAAGAAATCCTGCATGAGATGGAAGAGCAGGTAAAAGCAGAACGGGTCAAGAGAGCTGAGATCACTATCTCCGAAGGTGAGAAGGTTTCTAGGATCAATCGCTCCATGGGAGAAAGACAGGAAGCGATCAATCTTTCCGAAGGAGAAAAGATCAAAAAGGTCAACGAAGCCGAAGGAAAGGCAAAGGAAATCGAGTTCATTGCCAAAGCAAAAGCGAAAGGGATCCAGATGATCTCGGAGTCCATCGGAAAAGACGGAGGCACAGAGGCTGTGAATCTACAGATCACAGAAGACTATCTTTCCGGATTAGGAGAGATCTTACAGAAAGCCAAGACAACTGTGCTTCCTACCGAGATGGCGAATATTGTGGGGGTCTTCGAAGGGCTTTCCAAGGTAACGAATAAGATCCCGGACTTAGGTGCCGGCAAGGAATAA
- a CDS encoding AAA family ATPase yields the protein MKPEDWNPPARPSSGNILDFTQAKALLYGELKEAGVPEAQLPSFLPEKKDLKIEFPIPGADKTQLLDCFHIVRNHIENLRIHTFEPGYCCLQALNENLFETKNILDNIKFRFYSGRNQSKIEITKKGDFHREEIFAAIDLFKYLRLSKQESVQNPKELLLRLGIDVFDPQEAKKKGDWVTFDSIAGYEDVKRQILESIILPLKSPGTLEEVAKLTRKFPGRTKPRAILMEGEPGVGKTTMAKVISCMTDIPLIYVPVESILSKYYGESAQNMAYVFDVASLFPSCLLFLDEIDSLAGSRDDGLFEATRNILSVLLRKLDGFEGGQKSITLGATNRKQDLDKALLSRFDRSVLFPLPNERERAAILGNYAKQLTEPERITISQRLESFSGRDLRDFCDFVERRWAASLIEKGLKPAPPPYELYLETSSKSGK from the coding sequence ATGAAACCAGAAGATTGGAACCCGCCTGCCCGTCCCAGTTCAGGCAATATTTTAGATTTTACCCAAGCCAAGGCACTTCTGTACGGAGAATTAAAGGAAGCCGGGGTCCCGGAAGCCCAACTCCCCTCCTTTCTTCCCGAGAAGAAGGATCTAAAGATAGAATTTCCTATTCCGGGAGCAGATAAGACCCAGTTACTGGACTGCTTTCATATTGTCCGAAATCATATAGAGAATCTTAGGATCCATACTTTCGAACCAGGATACTGCTGTCTCCAAGCGTTGAATGAGAATTTGTTCGAAACCAAGAATATCCTGGATAATATTAAGTTTCGTTTTTATTCGGGAAGGAACCAAAGCAAGATCGAGATCACTAAGAAAGGAGATTTCCATCGGGAAGAGATCTTCGCTGCAATCGATCTTTTCAAATACCTGAGACTTTCTAAACAAGAGTCGGTCCAAAATCCAAAGGAACTTTTATTACGATTGGGAATCGACGTCTTCGATCCGCAAGAGGCAAAGAAGAAGGGAGACTGGGTAACCTTCGATTCGATCGCCGGTTACGAAGATGTGAAAAGACAGATCCTGGAATCGATTATCCTTCCCCTAAAATCTCCTGGGACCTTGGAAGAAGTCGCCAAACTCACTCGTAAATTCCCCGGTAGGACCAAACCCAGGGCCATTCTTATGGAAGGAGAACCTGGGGTCGGAAAGACCACTATGGCCAAGGTGATCTCCTGTATGACGGATATCCCTCTCATCTACGTGCCAGTGGAATCTATTTTAAGTAAATATTATGGGGAAAGCGCCCAGAATATGGCCTATGTATTCGATGTGGCCTCCCTCTTTCCCTCCTGCCTCTTATTTCTGGACGAGATCGATTCCTTAGCAGGTTCTCGGGATGACGGTTTATTTGAAGCCACAAGGAATATTCTATCCGTGCTTTTACGGAAACTCGACGGTTTCGAGGGGGGACAAAAATCAATCACCCTAGGAGCCACGAACCGAAAACAGGACCTGGATAAGGCACTTCTGTCCAGATTCGATCGTTCCGTTCTATTCCCTTTACCTAATGAAAGGGAAAGAGCGGCTATATTAGGAAATTATGCAAAACAACTGACCGAACCAGAACGCATAACAATATCGCAACGCTTGGAGTCTTTTTCCGGTAGGGATTTACGGGATTTTTGCGATTTTGTGGAAAGACGCTGGGCTGCGAGTCTAATCGAAAAAGGATTGAAACCGGCTCCTCCCCCGTATGAACTGTATTTGGAAACGAGCTCAAAATCCGGAAAATAG
- the fcpB gene encoding flagellar-coiling protein FcpB has protein sequence MKRKIAFCLAIFSIVGILNAQDNQAQKKEDGQVGAAILDTEKGLDQRVTALNERLKRHTVLMKMKVRILPFRTVLFKGKANNDECVPAASNAQEDTANNCIRVEVYDFIKDEERGQGRVVQGGLSKYMEIYFEGPNSNDPDPRMEPPRKISKIISRVYKNNFQIEDKSVSEIIDRSPNDQPAHNEKIELFYQKNGYPEWNRPETPSEKGVGKYVLSNVENTKTHPIRNSFKKTFYIKHLDNFDRLFTKIFDYNDQLGNENYKENVNTLKESLKY, from the coding sequence ATGAAACGCAAAATAGCATTCTGCCTGGCGATCTTCTCGATTGTTGGCATACTCAACGCTCAAGACAACCAAGCTCAAAAGAAAGAAGATGGCCAAGTTGGAGCGGCCATTCTGGACACTGAAAAGGGTCTAGACCAAAGAGTTACCGCTCTCAATGAAAGGCTGAAACGTCATACCGTACTCATGAAAATGAAAGTACGTATCCTTCCCTTCCGCACCGTTCTATTCAAAGGAAAAGCGAATAATGACGAGTGCGTTCCTGCAGCAAGCAATGCTCAGGAAGATACGGCTAATAACTGTATTCGTGTAGAAGTTTACGATTTCATTAAGGACGAGGAAAGAGGCCAAGGAAGAGTTGTCCAAGGTGGACTTTCCAAATACATGGAGATCTACTTCGAAGGACCGAACTCGAATGATCCGGATCCAAGAATGGAACCTCCTCGTAAGATCTCTAAGATCATCAGCCGAGTTTACAAAAATAACTTCCAGATCGAAGACAAATCCGTTTCCGAGATCATTGATCGTTCACCAAATGATCAACCGGCTCATAACGAAAAGATCGAACTTTTCTACCAAAAGAACGGCTATCCTGAGTGGAACCGCCCTGAAACTCCTAGTGAAAAAGGTGTCGGTAAATATGTATTGTCTAATGTAGAAAATACTAAGACCCACCCTATCCGTAACTCTTTCAAGAAGACCTTCTATATCAAACATCTGGATAATTTCGACAGACTCTTTACCAAGATCTTCGATTATAACGATCAATTAGGAAACGAGAACTACAAAGAGAACGTTAATACTCTCAAGGAGTCCTTGAAGTACTAA
- a CDS encoding O-acetylhomoserine aminocarboxypropyltransferase/cysteine synthase family protein translates to MARNYKPETIVLHGGQAPDPTTTSRAVPIYQTTSYVFKDTDHAARLFGLQEFGNIYTRIGNPTTDVLEQRVAALEGGVAALATASGQSAETLALLNIVEAGQEIVASSSLYGGTYNLLHYTFPKLGIKVHFVDQSNPENFKKAINDKTRAIFAETLGNPKLDTLDIEAVAKVAHDAGIPLVIDNTLPSPYLVRPIDFGADIVVHSLTKFLGGHGTSIGGIIVDSGKFNWGNGKFKNFTDPDPSYHGLKFWDVFGKFEPFGGVNIAFIIKARVQGLRDLGPAISPFNAFNILQGIETLPLRVTQHSQNAQKVAEFLSKHPKVTWVNYPGLTTDKNYALAKKYHTRGLFGAIVGFGVKGGIPEAKKLIDGLELFSLLANVGDAKSLAIHPASTTHQQLSPEEQLSSGVTPEFIRLSVGLEHIDDILTDLDEALKKV, encoded by the coding sequence ATGGCTAGAAATTATAAACCTGAAACAATCGTTCTGCACGGAGGACAGGCGCCCGATCCAACCACCACTTCGAGAGCCGTTCCTATTTACCAAACTACTTCCTACGTTTTTAAGGACACCGATCATGCAGCGAGACTCTTCGGCCTGCAAGAATTCGGGAATATCTATACAAGGATCGGAAACCCAACCACTGATGTTCTAGAGCAAAGAGTAGCAGCTCTGGAGGGCGGGGTCGCGGCGCTTGCTACCGCATCCGGTCAATCCGCGGAAACATTAGCTCTTTTGAATATTGTGGAAGCTGGACAGGAAATCGTGGCTTCTTCTTCTCTCTATGGAGGGACTTACAACCTTTTGCATTATACTTTTCCGAAGCTCGGGATCAAGGTCCATTTCGTGGATCAATCCAATCCGGAAAATTTCAAAAAGGCGATCAACGATAAGACAAGAGCGATCTTTGCCGAAACTTTAGGAAATCCTAAATTAGATACTCTGGACATCGAAGCGGTTGCTAAAGTCGCTCACGACGCTGGGATTCCTCTTGTCATCGATAATACCCTTCCTTCTCCTTATCTAGTGCGTCCGATCGATTTTGGCGCAGACATTGTGGTTCATTCTCTTACCAAGTTCTTGGGAGGACACGGGACTTCTATCGGAGGGATCATCGTAGATTCCGGTAAATTCAATTGGGGAAATGGCAAATTCAAGAACTTCACCGATCCCGATCCAAGCTATCACGGTCTGAAATTCTGGGATGTATTCGGTAAATTTGAACCGTTTGGCGGAGTGAATATTGCATTCATCATCAAAGCGAGAGTACAAGGACTTAGGGATTTGGGACCTGCCATCTCTCCTTTCAACGCCTTCAATATTCTCCAAGGAATCGAGACTCTCCCATTGAGAGTGACCCAACATTCCCAAAATGCGCAGAAGGTAGCTGAATTCCTTTCTAAGCATCCTAAAGTTACTTGGGTGAACTATCCAGGTCTCACTACCGACAAGAACTATGCTCTTGCGAAGAAGTATCATACCAGAGGACTTTTCGGCGCGATCGTAGGCTTCGGTGTTAAAGGTGGGATCCCGGAAGCGAAAAAGCTGATCGACGGGTTGGAATTATTCTCTCTCCTTGCAAACGTGGGAGATGCTAAATCCTTAGCGATCCACCCAGCTTCTACCACTCACCAACAGTTGAGTCCGGAAGAGCAATTGAGTAGCGGTGTGACTCCTGAGTTCATTCGTCTATCCGTTGGTCTGGAACATATCGACGATATCCTTACGGATCTCGATGAAGCTTTGAAAAAGGTGTGA